The Gossypium arboreum isolate Shixiya-1 chromosome 2, ASM2569848v2, whole genome shotgun sequence region ATCATCAAATAGTTCAGAAACAATACAAATACTCATAAACgcgtacaatgccgacgtcctggacgtggtcttacatgtaatttagTATCAATGCCTCTttcttagacagggtcttacacgaaatcagatacgatgccaatgtcccagacatggtcttacatgtaaatctcaaatcgaggcctgtgtcccaggcaTGGCCTTACACGATATCTCGGATCAATgtcaacattcctttagatacTTACAGAGCTTTTTAGATACTAACATACTATCAGAATTTACTCGAAATTcattcatcaggcactcaaggccatccaatacagattatagtTTGTGTACGcaaaatttagtcaatttaacacataattataatttgacttacctcatatAGATTTCGGACGAAAGCGAGTCGACTactcaactattttggacttccctcgatctaaatctgatttttctttgttcttgatctaataaaattcaaattcaaccattcaatcattcatttcattcaaaataatccatgaacacatatttagggcacttttcattttagcccttacattttcagacgttaacaatttagtccatttttcacaaaataacaaatatgcaaaaattcaccaagactatagcttggccgaatatacatagcttccatacaatcccaaataacatatttaaatcacaatttagtccttcaaaacctcattttcacaaattagtccaaatagctctattccatcaaaaattcaagaacaaagtatgaaaatctcacatatatctttcataatctatataaaaacattacaaagctcatataatcatcaacggcacatttcaaaatcttcaacagaaacaaaaattcaaacatgggttttgaagaacacgaagcaacgatcacagaaacgtagaaattatcaaaaaccaacaaAATAAACTAACCTATTGACTCATGCAATAGCCGAATACcttgaagcttcaatggcttcctTTTCTTTTAATCTTCGGCAATACAAGATGAGAAATGGccatatttttttatgttatgttttatttaacatatatttaaTAGGCTAATGACCATAATGCCTTTTAGttataaatcattaaaacttaCCTAACATGTCTATAATGGTCCACCATTTAAAcatatggtaaatttgacatgcaaggacccccACTTgaataagccaaatcaaataggtgctttaacatcttgcacacaacttttacactttacacgatttaatcctttttcataattaagcacagaaatagAGAAATTAGATCACCGAAACTTCACAGataaaaattcacatatcatagacacagaaaataatattaaaatatttttcaaaatcgattacgtggtctcgaaaccattattccgattagGGTCACAATCGGATTGTTACAGAATGCCTATTTTTTATGGAGTATGAAGACACGCAGCTCAATCAATGTTGTTTATTTTTTGGTCATTGTTGTCACTGCCAGTCCAATCGGCACAGAAAGAGACCAATTTGTAAGGGTCCCTGCGTGACTCGTCTGGTGAAGTAATTAGGGCTTTTCGACACTCTGGAGTAGACTTCATAATTTACTTTAGTCAGACAGATGGTTTCTCAGAGGTTGTTTATCATGAATCACATGCAGATGATCCACTGCCAGTATAGAGTTGGTTTAAATCGGCTTACACTGCTTCGTTCAGATCTTTAAGATGAGTATGAGGAGCTCCCGGATGATGACCTACCTAGACATGTAGACCCAGCTCCATCCATTCCTCTTGCTAGTCACTCCACTCTTGTGCATACGATCACATTTGAGGACATCATCGCATACAACAATAATATTTAGATAAGATCGAATGCTTCAGCAGCAACATTCAAAGCAATTCAGTCAGCTTCAGTGTCAACAGGATCGCATCGATGTCTATCTACAGCAGCTGTGCCAACATTTTCATATCTCTACACTCGATCCCTCTATTTTACTTGCAACATAAAGATAACACATAGTCAACTAACCAAATCGAATCTTGACAAAAAGAGAGTCAATAAATACTTAGTTTCTTGTTATCAATTAtttgtgcttaattcttggtttgatatttttagtttattaatccatgtttgatgtgcttaaatcagtgGTTGAATAGACCTTGTTTAAGATTAGATCTTGTGTAAtttagtggagttgcatgcaatcctaaaaatAGGACGATATAAATCTACCATATTAGAGTAAAATCTAATAGGAGAATTCATAGCATGAGTCAAAGTGATAATAGgtgttttaattagaaataaatttcaattaatcaacctagagtcagttgctcttatgCTCGAAAGAGGTATTAGCATATTTaaggatttttacggatcaaggtGCTAAGTAAAGAAATTACGTAATTTAAATTGATAGTGGTAGATGAAATCTGAGCGGATTCTCTTTTGGGAATTATTtcgtttttttagtttttatttgattatttttatgttttattcttTCCGCATTTGTTAGTTaataaaattagttaattttagttttaatctaTATTCAAATTATTCAGTTAAATAATAAAAGACAATAATTACTTGAACTTATAGTCCTCGTGGGAATGATATCTTTGATCACCGTATTTAACCGTAGTTTTATGGGCTATAACTATTGCTTTTATTTAGTGCTTTATATGATTCATGTAACTGATACAATCAATGATATGTTAGCATGTATATTATAGTATATTGATACAatcaattttaataaatgaataataTGAATTAAAGGTGAACATTAATAGTGAGatgaattttatttaaaatcctCAATAAAATATTAAGTTAAGACTGTATTGATACAATCaactttaataaaattattatatgagGGGCAAGCACGTTAAGAGAGGTACGAGACATTTAAAGCTCTATTTCGAtgcaatgtaacatcccgaattagggcctagtcaaaacagtggtttcgagaccgcaaATCTGAAgtacaaaatagttattttatgattattataagggcTATGATATAATTGtatgcttgtgtaaaaatttcatgaagaaattttatgtgaaaagtgtccaatttgactttagggactaaattgaataagtttcaaaatatgagttctagaagcttttagtatgaaattgctttggaatttTAATTAGAGGCCTTTAAATtacaatttgaccaagttctaaaattttggacaaaaatgggcttggataggtgaaatttcaaagaaaggcattaagggtattttagtaaattggtaattaatgaactaaaagacaaaataaaagccaaaattgctCATCTTTCTTCCCCATGGCCATGTGAaccaaggagaaaccatggctagggtttttaagcttccaaactcaatagtaagtgcattaaAGCCCCGCTTTtgatgttctttgtatttttgaagtctttgtaacatgatctacccatttctagccatattttgaagtagggttcatgtttaaaatttgaaccatgtgtgacatgtatatgttttgatgttaaatggaagaatatgaaagtttgaggtgtgtttaacatcttttactaagtgatttctaatgaaaatacttaaaagggacctttttgtaaaagatgtaaaatgggtagtaaaaatgtaaaataaagaaaaatataggCTAATATGAGTAGGAATATGAATAAGCTAAGCTTGGTGAAAatgtacacatttcattttacaagcctaggggttaaagtgtaaatatgagaaaatttaggggcaaaattgtaaattttccaaagtatgatttttggacaactttaataatgtgagtattaaataagttatatttgacatattagatcaagaaaaacaaaattcGGGCTTAGATCGGGAAAaaacgaggttatggactaaatcggaataaatagccgtttttgcattcgaggtaagttcatatgataaaATAAGCATGTTGTTAATGTTATTGGTGTTTATGTTTGAAACCTAAATTGGAATGTTAATTTGGTTGtgatgaattatatgtttatgatAATATGTACGTGATAGTGACGTACCCCATGAAATCTTTGATGGTCCAAGTGTTGATAACTTGCTATATGATGGTTGAATAATTTAGAAATTTGATGGAACAtgatattttattgaattgaatagatTGTGAGaaagtgaaatgaaatgaaagcttATACTATGATTGAGTTTTATGAGTTGTAAAAATGACTCTtcgagtaagttcatatgcaaattatgtaatatgtaccatactttaaatgctttaatattgcatgtatggtaagtacatatataattaatttgatgttgtatcatgtgtttaatgcttaattttattatgaattatgcgtTGATTATTTCATGACTATACAATTGGTGCTATGGATATTGAAATGAACATTACGAGCAATTACAATAGAAATATGGTAAtgaagaatcccatttgaaccgtagaaatagtttaggatacaagtgacatgtcactagagaCTATGCgatctgagctcatgagttaTGTGGTTTGAGCTCATGATATatgtgtaacaccctgtacccgagaccgttgccggagtcgaacacgaggtatttacggacttatttcattgacttacacagttcatttttttaGACAAGCTGggtaactgcatcacagtcactttaaaaatcatatctcgagtttcgaagcttgaaaactgattccgtaaattttcgctgaaactagactaataaatccatctacaattttttttctagaatttttaatcaagccaattagtacagtttattagttaaagtctcaaccgtttcagggttcgactgctctgaccttcatgcattacgacttatatatctccctgtacagggcttcaatacttattccatttatttctaacgaaactagactcaaaaaggaatctacacatatatggcatgacctctaattatctctggctaatttatagtgaatttccaaagtgagatcaggggatccagaaattactctggccctgttccacgaaaacttaaatatctcttaaaatacgactcatatgatcgttttgtttcttccatatgaaagtatattcatcaaggttcaattacataatttattcactatttaattccatttctactatttttagtgatttttcaaatttacatcactgctgctgtcagcatctgcctttaaggtagactttacctatttcatagtttccatgattcaactagccctttagcatatatagcacaaaatatgatcatgattaaccattccaatggccaatcattgccaagcatatccacaccactcaataaccatatacatacaaaatgattataacactatgctcaaaatatataagccattttcgcatggctatccaaatatatagaacaccaaagtacttgactaataacacaagggcagtcctatacatgccattagcagagttcaactaaaagagtaccaaaagggctttgatagtgtggacgacttcgactttgacaatcccgagtccgatagctgacgaaccaaaatctataaaatagagaatcaaagaaacggaataagcatttaatgcttagtaagttttgagcaatgaaattaggcacaattgaagtatagcattcatatgactaaacggataatttcatatacacacattctcgaaatcatacctacttcacattaccaactcttatactcatacataagagatcaacttaaccaaaagccggaagctcattaatcgactgagcgaatactatttaaaaggaatcaactaatccaatgcatatacgaaacatacctcatcgttgggattttacgagcatattaattgaaattattacagcaagatcgctcattcccaaaccaagtaccttcgggatttaactggatatagctactcgcccaaatgccttcgggacttagcccggatatagtaattcgcacaaatgccttcgagacttagcccggatatagtaactcgcacaaatgccttcgagacttagcccggatatagtaactcgcacaaatgccttcgggacttagcctggaattagtaactcacacaaatgccttcgggacttagcccggaattagtaactcgcacaaatgccttcgggacttagcccggaattagtcactagcacaaatgccttcgggacttagccccgttatcatccgaatattcatgcacatatcagtaaatcatgacacatctttatttcattttcataactagaattcaaacacaagtcaatatTAAGCATtctcattttcggctcaatagccacatacaaacagcatgatttggtttgctttatgacatgatctctatgcacatacggctacccatcatacgtatagactaattaactcaacatataattcaagtagaatcattatatcaccgtatatttgttatgattatacgtcatgacttaatcaaatcgtaaactaggtttcattactcgaaaacttacctcggatgttgtcgaatgatttcgacggctattcgatcactttttccttccctttatcggatttagttcccctttgctcttgagcttaatttaacaaataaattgatttaatcatttgaacatcaaaaagagaaactcaaggtacttaacccatatatacattagacattagagtcacatatatatgaaatcatgaatcaactcaacatatttgcccacactctcttttagccgattatctaagccaagataaaagcatcaatatgcttgcctctaacagaATACATGCAAccccaatctacctcatgtggccgaatatgcatgtctatgttgaggccgattatatgcttaatacttcctacaaatatggttacttgtattgactacataccattttgtttcaagttctaaACTcgactaatacacatatatacactagtaatcatgtactaacatttgcacttcaccttactaccaattctcatctacttcctaccatggccgaatgcatcaagacaccataccatttcaattttggtcatgggttaaacaaagaacttaatgtctaactcaaaaatgctaaaaagaaaatccaagagtcatcaatcaccatcacatgtatcattacaaagcttcacacttagcatgcaaatgacatccacacaagtccaccttagccgaaacttaactcatcttcatgcctcatcaccacaacatcaaacaccaaccaagaagacaacacccatggccgaatatcatctccatctcatagcaaagatttaaaccatgggctaggtagaactcaagctaacaactaaaaacatgcatgaatctcatggaacaacatcaacataccttagtctagtgaaccaccatagccgattttctccaagctctttcccttctttttctttcctctattcggccaagttgaacaacatgagaactttttcttcttttttttttcttcatcattttccttttcattattttattaccatgctccttattttatcattcctcccatgaaacactaacataacatgtttataatacctttttacccatagcatggccggccaccatcccaagttttgggtattttgacatgcaaggacaacattttctagcatgcatcaataggccattttaacctttgcctagcacatttctaaattttctcacacaagtcctatttagcaaaattcacttacaattaacaaaattcaaacatgaaattttcacacatgcctatatacatataataagcatcaaatataatggttaattatttttatgactcggtcttgtggtcccgaaaccacttttcgactagggtcaatttagggctgtcacaatatgtgacacatgttatggggttccaggtgctggtcttgtatgttctactgGTGGCTGGTAGTCCGGAAAGTGTTgcagatacttgacagcttgtgtgaacagcccgtgtagctacatcctgactGACAACTCGAGTGAGCAGACCTGTGAGTAGCTTGAAAGCGAGcgacatgtgatatgtgatatgaggtagcgttggctaTATGTGGGACACTTAGGTGTGAGATTCTGATGTATTcgatggtattccaagtgttcaacaggtagtCCAAAGAGAAGTTTAATGGGTAATATTAATGAATACGTCAAAGACAAGAAAGTAAGTTACTATGGCAAGTGGgcacaggtacgtactcgaaactTATGATCAATAAGCTtaatatgtgatgaataagtggtaATGTTGTACATGAGaaagttatgattataagatcttGATAAGATGTAAATGAATTAATCATCATTATAAGACTTTATTATACATGATATGATTTACAATATGTTTAAGATACTTGATGACCTTGTGGTGAATTATTTTGGAATGAGTGATAAGAATGAGGTATAATGTAAATTATGTGTTCATAAGCTGCAACATGGGAGGGTAAATGTGTGGTAAGAGTTGTGAATGGAAAGAATGTAGATATATCCATGAAATATGTGTGATTTATGTTATGTTGTGTTTACATTATTGATCTAAGTAAAGAAATGGCAtgaaatgcttattattttcatatgggcttactaagatttaaagcttaccccttcctttccatttcttttagtgttgttaggttggctcggggttggagatagcatcacactatcaaattatcaatttggAGTATTGACAAATCCTAAGTGTTTTTgagtaagtggcatgtatagagatctAGTCTCTTGTGATATGTGTTcgtatgatttggccaaatgtattagcTTATATTGATTCACTTGTATATGGAAATGAGGTGTGGCTTATATTTGGTTATGGGATTGTAGACCTATTTATTCGTGCAATGTGTTAATGCCTTGAGATATGGTTATGTGCATGCGTAAGCCAAGACCCTGTGTGATGTGATCATACTTGCTTGCTATGAATGATAGtgtcatggtatatatatatatatatgcttgaaTGAATGCCTTATGTTTAATCGTAGTAGTTATAACTATGGAATAAGTGTGTAATATGGCAATAGGTAAATAGTGCTTTGCAtacgaaattggtgtggaatgtctTAGGCAAGCATGTTGTTCTACGAATGTGAAAGGTTGGCATTTTACAAAGATATGATTTAGccttgaatatgaatgtttgatgtttaACTTGAGAATAATTGGTATGTTGATAATCATGGTATTAAGGTATGAGTAATAATCATAACGACAAGGCCAAATAAATGTGAATTAATgtgtttagacttggtataaCATGAGTATGTgaaacacatgtatgatgacgtGAAAATGCTATAATTGTGACTTATTTGAGGATGCTTAACCATTAAattaatgatatgttatgtgtCTTGGATGTGTATAAGTGTGTAAGGAATTAAaggtaacaaaaggcttggaaaatagcctaagtgttggccacacgggcagagacacggccgtgtgtttcaaccatgtgaaggacacggcttggagacatgggcgtgtgtctagggcatgcgaagtctgcacttaattcgCAAGAATTTAATTgtcacatggcctaacacacgggcgtgtggcttggccgtgcggttaattttttttcttgacgtcataaacagagagttacacagcctgaggacacgggcgtgtcgaaggcacacgagcgtgtcccctaggtccacacgggcgtatgcccctGTTTCATGGAAATTTTCTAAGCTTTTCCCGAAAGCttcgtaagttctcagtttagtccctaaccgCTCTcgttgtatgttttgggcctcgtaggcctatataagggacaaattgcatatgtatgaatgaacttaattagaacaaaattttactgcccgattttgtatgtttgtgtgaggttatgtctggtaacgcctcgtaccctattccagcatcgaatacgggtaaggggtgttacatgcaaaaTCATGAGGGGAACTCCTATGGGAACTCATGTTCTCAATATGATAGGCTATATTGAAAGCCTCGAAAAACTTGGATTCCTTCTAGGTGTGGAATTGACCACTAATGTCATCATACAATTGTTGTAGGATAGTTTTAGCTAATTTGTCCTTAATTTTAACATGAATGAAATTAATAAGACTTTGCTACAGTTACTTAGCATGTTGCAAACTGCTGAAAGTAGCATGAAAAGGGTTGGACCTAAGCCTATTCTGATGGTTCGTAAGGATAAAAATAAGGGAAAACTTAATGCTAGGGCAAAGCCTAAGAACAATGGCAAGGTTAAATCTAGCAAAGGAAATATTGTATTTAAACTTAAAGGAGGAATTGCTGAGGAAGGAAAATGTTTCCATTGCGGTAAGGCCAGATATTGGAAGAGGAATTGCCCTCCCTATCTTGAAGAGGTTAAGAAGGCAAAGGAAAATAGAGCGTCCACAGTTGGAAGAGGAATTGTCGTACCTATCTTGAAGAAGTCAACGTTTACTTCTTGGGTATTAAATAACAGTTGTGGTTATCACATTTGTGCCTCTGTACATGGACTGCAAAGGAGTAGGAATCTGGCTAAAGGAGATGAGGACATATAAGTTGGAAATAGAGCAAGAGTTGTTGCATTAGATGTAGGAACACATATTTTATCCTTGCCTAGTTTGACTAGAAAAATTGTTTAAATTTATTGTTTAGACAAAATTGGTTTTGAGATAATTATTAAGAATAATTATTGTTTATTTTATCTTGATAATGTTTTTTATGGTTCGACACAATTAGTAAATGACCtctacattttagatcaagacatgcCATTTATAACATAAATACTAAAACATCAAGAACAAATGACTTTAATCAAACTTATCTTTGACATTGCCGCTTGGGCCATATAAGTGGGAAGCGCATATCAAAGCTCCATAAAGATGGATATTTGGAGTCTTTTGTTTTCAAACAATTTGATATACGTGATTCTTGCTTGTTGGGTAAAATGACTAAAGCCCCATTTAATAGTAAAAGTGAGTGAACCAGTGATTTGTTAGGCTTAATACATAGTGATGTATGTGGACTAATGAATATACACGTTAAGGGAGGTTTTCAATATTTCATTACTTTCACTGATGACTTCAATAGATATGGGTATATATATCTTATGCACTATAAATTTGTGGCCcttgaaaagttcaaggaaaTTAAAAATGGAGTACAAAACCATTTAGGCAAAAGTATTAAGGCACTTTGATCAGATCGAGGAGGAGAATACTTAGGCTTAGAGTTTGATAAGCTTTTAAAGGATTGTGAGATTGCCTCACAACTTACACCTCATGGTACTCCTCaatggaatgaaaattttgagagGAGAAATTGAACACTTTTGGACATGGTTTGATCAGTGATGAGTCATGTTGATCATCTTACTTCCTTTTGGAGACGTGCACTTGAGACAACTTCCTTCACACTAAATCGTGTTCCATCTAAACTAATTCAAAAGAAACCATATGAGATGTGGGCTGGGAAGCATCCTAGTATGTCATTTATGAAAATTTAGGGTTGTGAACATATGTTAAACGTCAAACATCTACAAAGATCGAACCCAAATCTCAAAAAGTGCATCTTTGTGGGATATCTTAAGGAAACTAAAGGATATTAGTTATTCAATCTTATTGATAACAAAGTGTTTGCTGCTTAAACAAGAGTCTTCCTTTAGAGAGAATTTGTCTCTAGAAAAGAAAGTGGTCAAAAAACTAAACTTAGAGAAATTCAAGAACAATAGCAAATCACTGAATCAGATATTGAACAATAGGTTCCACAAGTTGTTGTGGAATAATAAACTGTTTTGGAAACATAACTACCACGAAGATCTTTAAGAGAATTCCATGTACTTGAGAGATATGGATTTCTCATTACAACATATGGTGATATTCTACTTATGGATCAAGATGAATTAAAACTTACCAAGAAGCGGTGGCGAGCCCAGATTTTGAGAAATAGCCTGTGGCCATGAGGTCTGAGATGGATTCCATGTTAGAAAACTTGGTATGGATCTTGGTTGATCCACCTGAAGGGGGTTAAACCCATAGGATACAAGtaggttttcaaaaagaaaatcaacATGGATGGTAATGTACAAACATACAAAGGACGATTAGTTGCTAAAGGTTTTTGACAAGTTCATGGTGTCGACTATAATGAAACCTTTTCTCCTATTGCTATGTTTAATTCCATTCGAATCTTACTTGCAATAGTTGCATTTCATGAAGAGGGACATCAAAAACATTCCTTAATAGGAAACTAAAAAAGGATGTGTACATGACCCAATCTAAAGGTTTTGTCAATCCAAAATATGCTAGTAAGATATGCAAACTATAAATATCCATTTATGGGTTGAAGCAAGCTTCTTGAAGTTAGAGTGTTTGTTTTAATGATGCGATCAAAGAGTTTTGttttataaaaaatgaaaataaaccttTTGTTTACAAGAAAGTTAGTGGGAGCACTATTTCATTCTTGGTACTGTATGTAGATAACATACTTATCATAGGAAATGACATACCTATCCTAGAATCTATTAAGACTTGGTTAGGAAGTTCTTTTTCTATGAAGGATTTGGGCTAGACTATATTACATATTAGGAATAAAAAATCTATAGAGATAGATCAAGATGACTTCTAGGTCTAAGCCAAAGTACATATATAGATAAAGTACTAAAAAGATTCAGCATAGAAGAATCTAAGAAAAGATTCTTACCTATGAGACATGGTATCACTCTCAAAGGAAATGTGTCCTTCAACTCCACTAGAGAGAGAATATATGAGTAAGATTCCATATGCTTTGACTATTGGTCTATCATGTATGCCATGTTATATACTCGTCCAGATGTATCGTATGCTTTAAGCATTATGAGTCGGTACCAAGTAGATCCTGATGAAGGTCATTGGGTTGTAGTTAAAAATATCCTTAAGTACTTGAGAAGCACTAAGGATACATTCCTTATATATGGAGGTGAGGAAAAGTTGAGTGTAAAAGATTACACTGATACTAGCTTCCAAACCAACAAGGATGATTCACGATCGCAATTGGGTTATGTGTTTTTCCATAATGGTGGCGCTATGAATTGGCAAAGTTCAAAGCAAGATATAGTAGCTGATTTTACAACTGAAGCCGAGTATATTGTAGCCAGtgaggttatgtcgaatcacaaCTTCTTAATAGCAATGATGCTTTTTTAGATGTCACTAATTGCGTGTAATATTTGaaatgttctagtattactactaacGTTACAAGAGCTTACAGGGTCACACCTTATGGTTAAAGTCAACAGAATTCATGTGTAATATGATGGGCATATACCAT contains the following coding sequences:
- the LOC108466195 gene encoding uncharacterized protein LOC108466195 encodes the protein MNEINKTLLQLLSMLQTAESSMKRVGPKPILMVRKDKNKGKLNARAKPKNNGKVKSSKGNIVFKLKGGIAEEGKCFHCGKARYWKRNCPPYLEEVKKAKENRASTVGRGIVVPILKKSTFTSWVLNNSCGYHICASVHGLQRSRNLAKGDEDI